From Acidobacteriota bacterium, the proteins below share one genomic window:
- a CDS encoding protein kinase: MKPERWQQIERLYHAALERNPAERAAFLSEACAGEEAVLSEVESLLGYQEKAEQFIEAPALEVAAKRMADDQVNSMVGRQLGSYKILSRLGAGGMGEVYLAEDARLSRKVAIKLILAGLTADEQAQRRLKREAKAAAGLDHPNICAIYEVGQQDNINYIVMQYVEGETLASRIQTRPPGLADTLDIAIQIVGALSAAHSQNIIHRDIKPENIIINSHGQLKVLDFGLAKTVNDGKAFDNEGATEVLLSVPGMLMGTPAYMSPEQVRGETLDGRSDIFSFGVVLYEMVTRVRPFAGESMANTISAILTHEPEPLARYSREVPSEMERIVSKVLRKDREERYQSAKDLLIDLRRLKQRVDFEAELARSAGPHDQRQTIATITKSPASETALESADPTGESVAMRQTADGVSPAQRHKRSLVLALVVVVIAAAGIIYLVFGGKLAGSERQAIDSIAVLPFVNTSGDPDGDYLSDGITESLINSLSQLPHLRVMSRNSVFLYKGTETDAKTVGNALSVSAVVTGRVTQRGQDLIISTELINVRDNSNLWGERYSRRLSDLLTVQAEIAKEISGTLRLKLSGAEQSRVTKRYTENPEAYELYSRGRVFWNRFTPADFQRAIDYFNQAIAKDPNYALAYAGLADTYAASGSFAGSLQLTASKRQKRQ; this comes from the coding sequence ATGAAGCCTGAGCGCTGGCAACAGATTGAACGGCTCTATCACGCCGCGCTGGAACGCAACCCCGCGGAGCGCGCGGCCTTTCTCAGCGAAGCCTGCGCGGGTGAAGAAGCGGTGCTTTCTGAAGTTGAATCGCTGCTCGGCTACCAGGAGAAAGCCGAGCAGTTCATTGAAGCGCCTGCGCTCGAAGTAGCCGCCAAGAGAATGGCGGACGATCAAGTCAATTCTATGGTGGGTCGGCAACTCGGCTCGTACAAAATACTGTCCCGGCTCGGCGCCGGCGGCATGGGTGAAGTCTATCTGGCCGAGGATGCCCGTCTAAGCCGCAAGGTGGCCATCAAGCTGATCCTCGCCGGTCTAACCGCCGACGAGCAAGCCCAGAGACGGCTCAAGAGAGAAGCGAAGGCGGCGGCCGGCCTGGATCACCCAAACATCTGCGCTATCTACGAAGTCGGCCAGCAAGACAACATCAACTACATCGTAATGCAATATGTCGAAGGTGAAACCCTGGCGAGCCGAATCCAAACAAGGCCTCCCGGCCTCGCCGATACTCTCGATATCGCGATTCAAATAGTAGGTGCGCTATCCGCGGCACACTCGCAGAACATTATTCATCGGGACATCAAGCCGGAAAACATCATCATCAATTCGCACGGACAACTAAAGGTGCTGGATTTTGGGTTGGCAAAAACAGTCAACGACGGCAAGGCTTTTGATAACGAGGGAGCCACGGAAGTTCTCTTGAGCGTGCCGGGCATGCTCATGGGAACACCGGCGTACATGTCGCCTGAACAGGTTCGCGGAGAGACTCTGGATGGCCGGAGCGATATTTTCAGTTTTGGCGTGGTGTTATATGAGATGGTCACTCGCGTTCGGCCTTTTGCGGGTGAGAGCATGGCCAATACGATCTCAGCTATCCTGACGCACGAGCCGGAGCCCCTCGCCCGCTACTCTCGAGAAGTACCGTCAGAGATGGAGCGAATTGTATCGAAGGTTCTAAGAAAAGACAGAGAGGAGCGGTATCAGTCAGCCAAGGATTTGCTGATCGATCTTCGGCGGCTCAAGCAGCGGGTGGACTTTGAGGCTGAGCTGGCACGTTCGGCGGGGCCGCACGATCAGCGTCAAACGATTGCAACTATCACCAAATCACCCGCATCCGAAACGGCCCTTGAATCCGCCGACCCTACAGGCGAGAGCGTGGCAATGCGCCAGACTGCCGACGGCGTTAGCCCAGCACAACGCCACAAGCGAAGTTTGGTACTCGCCCTCGTTGTTGTCGTCATCGCGGCCGCCGGCATCATCTACTTAGTTTTTGGGGGCAAGTTGGCGGGAAGCGAACGCCAGGCGATTGATTCAATCGCCGTTCTGCCCTTCGTCAATACCAGCGGCGACCCGGACGGCGATTACCTAAGTGACGGGATCACCGAAAGCCTGATCAACAGCCTCTCACAGTTGCCACATCTTAGAGTTATGTCTCGCAACTCGGTCTTTCTCTACAAGGGTACGGAGACGGATGCAAAGACGGTGGGGAACGCTCTAAGCGTGAGCGCCGTGGTGACAGGCCGGGTCACGCAGCGCGGTCAGGATCTGATCATCAGCACTGAACTGATTAATGTGCGCGATAACTCGAATCTCTGGGGCGAACGCTACAGTCGTCGACTCTCCGACCTGTTAACGGTGCAAGCAGAGATCGCGAAGGAGATCTCCGGCACGCTCCGGCTGAAGCTTTCGGGCGCGGAGCAGAGCCGCGTGACCAAGCGCTATACGGAGAACCCGGAGGCTTACGAGCTTTATTCCAGGGGCCGGGTCTTCTGGAATAGATTTACTCCGGCGGATTTTCAGCGGGCCATTGACTACTTCAATCAAGCAATCGCTAAAGATCCAAACTACGCTCTGGCTTATGCCGGCCTAGCAGACACGTATGCCGCATCAGGAAGCTTTGCTGGATCCCTCCAACTGACGGCTTCCAAAAGGCAAAAGCGGCAGTGA
- a CDS encoding tetratricopeptide repeat protein produces MIHDLDRAAAEQEFKRAIDLNPNYSTTYSLYSDLLSATGKLDEGIKMAMRGLEVDPLSLGLSYSTGQAYYFARRYDEALKQMQKSIEFDPNYAGLHIVSGAVYEQQGRYDEAIAAYQRAINVSGRTSTMLGLLGHAYASSNRRGEALKILDELKEMSRHAYVPPYDLAVLYTGLGEKDRAIEQLKKAYEERTGMIINLKVEPLFDPLRSDPRFVDLLRSMGLSN; encoded by the coding sequence ATGATTCATGATTTGGACCGGGCCGCTGCTGAACAAGAATTCAAGCGCGCCATTGACCTCAACCCAAACTATTCAACTACTTACAGTCTCTACTCCGATCTTTTATCCGCTACCGGAAAGCTGGATGAGGGAATCAAAATGGCTATGCGTGGTCTGGAAGTCGACCCGCTCTCGCTCGGTCTCAGCTACAGCACGGGCCAGGCCTATTACTTCGCCCGCCGCTACGATGAGGCCCTCAAGCAAATGCAGAAATCAATCGAATTTGATCCAAACTATGCCGGACTGCACATTGTTTCTGGCGCCGTCTACGAGCAACAAGGGAGGTATGACGAAGCCATCGCAGCTTATCAAAGAGCCATCAACGTATCTGGAAGGACATCTACCATGTTGGGATTGCTCGGGCACGCTTATGCCTCGTCGAACAGAAGAGGCGAGGCGCTAAAGATCCTCGATGAACTCAAAGAAATGTCCAGGCACGCGTATGTCCCACCTTACGATCTGGCGGTTCTTTACACCGGGCTCGGTGAGAAGGATCGAGCGATAGAGCAACTCAAAAAAGCTTATGAAGAACGCACCGGTATGATTATCAATCTCAAGGTTGAACCTCTGTTTGACCCTCTTCGGTCCGATCCTCGTTTCGTCGACCTCTTGCGGAGCATGGGACTTTCGAATTGA
- a CDS encoding sigma-70 family RNA polymerase sigma factor encodes MSIPSTQEVTEMLVAWSNGDKSALERLIPLVHDELHRLAHRYMNQEGPGHMLQTTALVNEAYLRLVDSSHVRWQNRAHFFAVSAQLMRRILVDFARSRNYLKRGGNAVQVSLDKVLAITPEQDLDVVALDEALNALAAIDDRKSRVVELRFFGGLNIEETAEVLKVSPDTVMRDWRLAKVWLLRQLSAEKPDEA; translated from the coding sequence ATGTCCATACCCTCAACGCAAGAAGTTACTGAAATGCTCGTGGCTTGGAGCAATGGCGACAAATCGGCTCTCGAAAGATTGATCCCTCTGGTCCACGACGAACTGCATCGGCTAGCCCATCGATACATGAATCAAGAAGGTCCGGGTCATATGTTGCAAACTACAGCACTAGTCAATGAGGCTTACTTACGGCTGGTTGATTCAAGCCATGTTCGATGGCAGAACCGCGCGCACTTCTTTGCGGTCTCCGCGCAGTTGATGAGACGCATACTTGTGGATTTCGCCCGCTCTCGCAACTACCTGAAGCGAGGTGGCAACGCGGTGCAGGTGTCGCTGGATAAGGTTTTAGCGATCACGCCCGAGCAAGACCTCGATGTGGTGGCCCTGGATGAGGCGCTCAATGCTCTGGCCGCGATTGATGACCGCAAGAGCCGGGTGGTCGAGCTGCGATTTTTTGGCGGCCTGAACATAGAGGAGACCGCTGAAGTTCTGAAAGTCTCGCCAGACACGGTGATGCGGGACTGGCGACTGGCAAAGGTATGGCTGCTCAGACAACTGAGCGCGGAGAAGCCGGATGAAGCCTGA
- a CDS encoding TIGR00366 family protein, whose translation MSTTQPGEKADSRGSKLEIFAHVMGRFVPDAITASVLLLLILAGMALAMGNSASKTLEAYYQGLWMLLPFTMQMTLIIVLSSVLGATPFFKTAITRLSRLPKTQFQAIALSVLVTAAAAYLYWGLGIAMTPLIAVHFAREAERKGIKLDFLFLLALLWGANAAWQFGLSSSAALLMATPGHFLEKNIGILPLSTTIWSPAAIIHEVAFVAILIVVGYLLMPKNVRPVSEFPDACKLSEEGTPIDPGAANFSERLERNPIVPLVICVVLAGWLYNHFGVRHLSLDINSLNTILLFSCLLLHRTIYRFTQTLQRAVVSSWPVIIIYPMYAGVAGLIQFTSVGEVLAGLVSSVSTPYSFPFLAALSGTIVSIFVPSSGGQWVIQGYVTSAAATAAGVTVQRGLLALSIGDHMGNLIAPFWYVVVAGVARVNFREFFGYGLIFALLWFVLGVVVFTFAPC comes from the coding sequence ATGTCGACGACCCAGCCAGGCGAAAAAGCGGACTCGCGCGGAAGTAAGCTCGAGATTTTCGCACACGTTATGGGCCGCTTCGTGCCCGACGCGATAACCGCATCGGTGCTCCTTCTGCTGATACTCGCGGGCATGGCGCTGGCCATGGGCAACTCGGCAAGCAAGACTTTGGAGGCCTACTACCAGGGGCTCTGGATGCTTTTGCCCTTCACGATGCAGATGACCCTGATAATCGTGCTGAGCTCGGTACTCGGAGCAACCCCGTTCTTCAAGACCGCGATCACACGTCTCTCCCGGTTGCCGAAAACACAGTTCCAGGCAATCGCGCTCTCAGTGCTGGTGACCGCCGCTGCTGCGTACCTCTATTGGGGTCTGGGAATCGCGATGACTCCGCTGATCGCGGTGCACTTTGCTCGCGAGGCCGAACGCAAAGGCATCAAGCTGGACTTTCTCTTCCTGTTGGCGTTGCTATGGGGGGCCAACGCGGCGTGGCAATTCGGCCTGTCGTCGAGCGCAGCGCTTTTGATGGCAACGCCGGGTCACTTCCTCGAGAAGAACATAGGCATCCTCCCTTTGAGCACGACGATCTGGTCGCCTGCCGCGATAATACACGAGGTTGCCTTCGTCGCGATTCTGATCGTCGTTGGTTATCTGCTTATGCCAAAGAACGTCAGGCCCGTCTCCGAGTTTCCGGACGCCTGCAAGCTGAGCGAGGAAGGAACGCCGATCGATCCGGGAGCGGCAAACTTCTCAGAACGCCTCGAGCGCAACCCGATCGTCCCGCTCGTGATCTGCGTGGTTCTGGCCGGCTGGTTGTACAATCACTTCGGTGTCAGACATCTCAGTCTGGACATCAATTCTCTCAACACGATTCTGCTGTTCTCTTGTTTGCTCCTGCACCGAACGATCTACCGTTTCACTCAGACGCTGCAGCGCGCAGTCGTCTCGAGCTGGCCGGTGATTATCATCTATCCGATGTACGCGGGAGTGGCGGGGCTCATTCAGTTCACATCAGTCGGAGAGGTGCTGGCAGGTCTAGTTTCATCGGTCTCGACGCCTTATTCGTTTCCGTTTCTGGCTGCCTTGTCAGGAACGATCGTGTCGATCTTCGTTCCGTCCAGCGGCGGGCAGTGGGTTATTCAGGGCTACGTGACATCGGCGGCCGCAACCGCCGCCGGCGTAACGGTCCAGCGCGGGCTTCTGGCGTTGAGCATCGGCGATCACATGGGGAATCTGATTGCGCCGTTCTGGTATGTTGTTGTTGCCGGAGTCGCGCGAGTGAACTTCCGGGAGTTCTTCGGCTATGGTTTGATCTTCGCGTTGCTGTGGTTTGTATTGGGGGTTGTTGTTTTTACGTTTGCACCGTGTTGA
- a CDS encoding DUF3500 domain-containing protein, with protein sequence MKRKSNDQNTEGRREFLQATLGIAGVSLLESPALAMRYPQAPSGNGSHSASMMSTAADAFISSLSADQRAKASFAFEDEQRLDWHFIPRARKGIPFKELDPPQRLLGNALMSAGLGQRGLIRAATIMSLDAILREIEQGKGPVRDPELYFLSIFGDARSAKPWGWRVEGHHVSLNFTLIDGKHIASTPAFFGANPAEALQGPRKGLRALAPEEDLARLLIKSLDDKQRAQAVVSQSAPTDILSTNLRKAEPLKPAGLQTSKLGQKQQDILMTLLSEYASRHAPDIAAARLDRVRAAGLANIFFAWAGGFEKGQPHYYRIQSTAFLVEYDNIQNNANHIHTVWRDFNSDFGADVLALHYKQDHR encoded by the coding sequence ATGAAAAGGAAATCAAACGATCAAAACACAGAAGGCCGGCGCGAGTTCTTGCAAGCCACTCTCGGCATCGCGGGTGTTTCCTTGTTAGAATCTCCGGCGCTTGCGATGAGATACCCTCAAGCCCCCTCCGGCAATGGTTCGCACTCCGCCTCGATGATGAGCACGGCAGCGGACGCGTTCATCAGTTCGTTGTCCGCCGACCAGCGCGCGAAGGCCTCGTTCGCGTTCGAGGACGAGCAGCGGCTCGACTGGCATTTCATTCCCCGTGCGCGCAAAGGAATTCCATTCAAGGAGCTCGACCCCCCGCAGCGTCTTTTGGGTAACGCTCTAATGAGCGCAGGTCTCGGCCAGCGCGGGCTCATAAGGGCCGCGACCATCATGAGCCTCGACGCGATCCTGCGCGAGATCGAGCAAGGCAAAGGACCAGTCCGCGACCCGGAGCTCTACTTCCTCAGCATCTTCGGCGATGCGCGGTCGGCCAAACCCTGGGGATGGAGAGTCGAAGGACATCACGTGTCGCTGAACTTCACGCTCATCGACGGCAAGCACATCGCGTCGACGCCCGCCTTCTTCGGAGCGAATCCGGCCGAAGCCCTGCAGGGCCCGCGCAAAGGGCTGCGAGCGCTCGCTCCCGAAGAAGACCTGGCGCGGCTGCTGATAAAGTCGCTCGATGACAAGCAGCGCGCTCAAGCGGTCGTAAGCCAAAGCGCGCCAACCGATATTCTGTCCACCAATCTGCGAAAGGCGGAACCGCTCAAGCCCGCCGGTCTTCAAACCAGCAAGCTGGGTCAGAAGCAGCAAGACATTCTGATGACTCTTCTCAGTGAATACGCTTCGAGGCACGCGCCGGATATCGCCGCAGCCAGATTGGATAGAGTTCGCGCCGCGGGCTTAGCGAACATTTTCTTTGCGTGGGCGGGCGGGTTCGAAAAAGGTCAGCCGCATTACTATCGCATCCAGAGCACGGCGTTCCTTGTCGAATACGACAACATTCAGAACAACGCCAACCACATTCACACAGTCTGGCGAGATTTCAATTCGGATTTCGGCGCAGACGTGCTGGCGTTGCACTACAAGCAAGATCACCGCTGA
- a CDS encoding tannase/feruloyl esterase family alpha/beta hydrolase has protein sequence MNTHESSRRKLFRIFSAVLLLAALAFSSRPAAAQTCEKLAELKLVNTTITAAQSVAPGAFTSAAGSAAPFKELPAFCRVTGVIKPTADSEIKFEVWMPSTGWNGKFQGIGNGGFAGTITQPALAAAVARGYAAASTDTGHTTTDASWALGHPEKIVDYGHRAIHEMTEKAKSIVSAFYGNGPKRSYFASCSNGGRQALMEAQRYPNDYDGLIAGAPANQFTHILTGFAWNLQATLNDPASYIPATKLRAIEAAALAACDARDGVTDGVIDDPTKCSFDPSVLLCKGAESDACLTEKQIVALKKIYAGPRTSTGEQIIPGFVPGGETGPGGWLAWITGSGSNKGLQFFFATQTFANMIYNNPAWDFKTFNLDKDTKLADEKLGSLLNATDPNLKAFKARGGKLILYHGWSDAALPPVNTINYFRNVVSKMGERDAGSFIRLFMVPGMQHCAGGPGPSSFGAFVTGGQSDAQHDMSVALERWVEEGIAPDQIIAVKRQGIDPKSPVTRTRPLCPYPQVARYKGSGSTDDAANFVCTAEKSDLGLKKNK, from the coding sequence ATGAATACTCACGAATCCTCAAGACGAAAACTGTTCCGGATCTTCTCTGCGGTTCTGTTGCTCGCCGCGCTTGCTTTCAGTTCGAGGCCCGCCGCTGCGCAGACTTGCGAGAAGCTCGCCGAACTCAAGCTCGTAAACACTACGATCACGGCGGCGCAGTCCGTGGCGCCTGGAGCGTTCACTTCGGCAGCGGGCTCGGCCGCTCCTTTCAAAGAGCTGCCGGCCTTCTGTCGGGTCACCGGCGTGATCAAACCGACCGCTGACTCGGAGATTAAGTTTGAAGTGTGGATGCCGAGCACGGGCTGGAATGGAAAGTTTCAAGGCATCGGCAACGGCGGCTTCGCGGGGACGATCACTCAGCCGGCGCTGGCTGCCGCGGTTGCGCGCGGCTATGCGGCCGCCTCTACTGACACCGGTCACACTACTACGGATGCGAGCTGGGCGCTGGGACACCCTGAGAAGATCGTCGACTACGGGCATCGCGCGATCCACGAGATGACCGAGAAGGCCAAGTCGATCGTCAGTGCGTTCTACGGCAATGGCCCGAAGCGTTCCTATTTCGCCAGTTGCTCGAACGGAGGACGGCAGGCATTGATGGAGGCGCAGCGCTATCCCAACGACTACGACGGACTGATCGCCGGCGCGCCCGCGAATCAGTTCACGCATATCCTCACCGGGTTCGCGTGGAATCTGCAGGCGACACTCAATGATCCAGCCAGCTACATCCCGGCGACTAAATTAAGAGCGATCGAGGCCGCGGCGCTGGCTGCATGTGACGCGCGGGATGGCGTGACAGACGGCGTGATTGACGATCCCACGAAATGCAGCTTCGATCCATCGGTCTTGCTTTGCAAAGGAGCCGAGTCGGACGCCTGCCTGACAGAAAAGCAAATCGTAGCGCTGAAGAAAATCTATGCCGGACCACGCACCTCGACGGGTGAGCAGATCATCCCCGGCTTTGTGCCTGGAGGCGAAACGGGTCCGGGCGGCTGGCTCGCCTGGATCACCGGGTCCGGGTCAAACAAAGGGCTGCAATTTTTTTTCGCCACGCAGACCTTCGCGAATATGATCTACAACAATCCGGCGTGGGACTTCAAAACTTTCAACCTCGACAAAGACACAAAGCTCGCCGATGAGAAGCTGGGTTCGCTTCTCAACGCTACCGACCCGAACCTGAAAGCTTTCAAAGCGCGCGGCGGCAAGCTGATCTTGTATCACGGCTGGAGTGACGCCGCGCTTCCACCGGTCAACACGATAAACTACTTCCGGAACGTGGTGTCGAAAATGGGCGAGCGTGACGCAGGTTCATTCATTCGGCTCTTCATGGTTCCGGGCATGCAGCATTGCGCCGGCGGCCCTGGCCCGAGCAGCTTCGGGGCATTCGTCACCGGCGGACAATCCGACGCGCAACACGACATGTCAGTCGCGCTTGAACGCTGGGTCGAAGAAGGCATCGCCCCGGATCAAATCATCGCTGTGAAGCGGCAGGGCATTGACCCGAAGAGCCCTGTAACTCGCACGCGCCCACTCTGCCCGTACCCGCAGGTGGCGCGCTACAAAGGGAGCGGGAGCACGGACGACGCCGCGAATTTCGTTTGCACGGCGGAGAAGTCTGATCTGGGCTTGAAGAAGAATAAATGA
- a CDS encoding FAD-binding oxidoreductase yields MSERRRKFWGWGCEGEGLTRDELKLLDPVWAKRLGVSEFDVTPPPTAEEINLRPSRVSIPNSLEEVCTTDHYERLAHCYGQSFPDSVRIFQRDFSNPPDVVALPRAEQDIVDIFDWCSSTGAAAIPYGGGSSVVGGVEPPRSEHYRATVTIDLRNLNRVLEIDLVSEAARIQAGAYGPALEAQLKPSGLTLRHFPQSFEFSTLGGWIATRSGGHFATLHTHIDELVQSLRVVTPRGVIETRRLPGDGAGPSADRLFIGSEGIFGIITEAWMRLRKRPAFRAGTTVKFADFYKAADAVRVISQAGLYPANCRLVDAQEAANAGAGDGRHAVLVLAFESADHPLDAWMSRALEVCGDHGGEWDREALAKSGSHREGAAGAWRNAFLRACYLRENMVPRGVLSDTFETAITWERFADFHSNVKDEVQRVISEVTGNRAWVTCRFTHIYPDGPAPYFTFVSMGNKEKLLDQFYTVKLAASEALIKHGGTITHHHAVGRMHRPQYDSQRPDLFAEALRAAKREFDPKWILNPGVLIDL; encoded by the coding sequence ATGTCAGAACGACGGAGAAAATTCTGGGGTTGGGGTTGCGAAGGCGAAGGGCTCACCCGTGACGAGCTGAAGCTCCTTGACCCGGTATGGGCGAAGCGGCTCGGCGTGTCTGAGTTCGATGTCACGCCGCCGCCAACTGCCGAAGAAATCAACCTTCGACCATCGCGAGTCTCGATCCCCAACTCGCTCGAAGAGGTGTGCACAACCGATCACTACGAACGGCTCGCTCACTGCTACGGTCAATCGTTCCCCGATAGCGTCCGCATCTTTCAGCGTGACTTCTCTAATCCGCCCGACGTCGTAGCGCTGCCGCGCGCTGAACAAGACATCGTGGATATCTTCGACTGGTGCAGCAGCACGGGCGCAGCCGCGATTCCCTACGGCGGCGGCTCGAGCGTCGTCGGCGGAGTCGAGCCGCCGCGATCGGAACACTATCGCGCGACCGTTACCATCGATCTGCGAAACTTGAATCGAGTGCTCGAGATCGATCTCGTTTCCGAAGCCGCTCGCATACAGGCGGGCGCCTACGGGCCGGCACTCGAAGCGCAACTGAAGCCGTCCGGCCTGACGCTGAGACACTTCCCGCAGTCGTTCGAGTTCTCGACGCTTGGCGGATGGATCGCCACCCGGTCCGGAGGTCACTTCGCTACGCTGCACACGCACATCGATGAGTTGGTCCAGTCGCTTCGCGTTGTAACCCCGCGAGGCGTCATTGAAACTCGCCGCTTGCCGGGCGACGGCGCGGGGCCGAGCGCGGATCGCTTGTTCATCGGCTCGGAAGGAATCTTCGGCATCATCACCGAAGCCTGGATGCGATTGCGCAAGCGGCCGGCGTTTCGCGCGGGGACAACGGTGAAGTTTGCTGACTTCTACAAGGCGGCCGATGCGGTGAGAGTCATTTCCCAAGCGGGTCTGTATCCCGCGAATTGCCGGTTGGTCGACGCCCAGGAAGCAGCGAACGCGGGAGCTGGCGACGGCCGTCACGCGGTGCTGGTGCTGGCTTTTGAATCGGCGGATCATCCGCTCGACGCTTGGATGAGCCGGGCTCTCGAAGTTTGCGGAGATCACGGCGGCGAGTGGGATCGCGAAGCGCTTGCGAAGTCAGGTTCCCATCGCGAAGGCGCGGCGGGCGCGTGGCGGAACGCGTTTCTTCGAGCCTGCTACCTTCGCGAGAACATGGTCCCGCGAGGCGTGCTCTCGGATACTTTCGAAACCGCGATCACCTGGGAGCGCTTCGCCGATTTCCACTCCAACGTCAAGGACGAAGTTCAACGCGTCATCAGCGAAGTCACTGGCAATCGCGCGTGGGTGACCTGCCGATTCACTCACATTTATCCGGACGGCCCGGCACCCTATTTCACCTTCGTCTCGATGGGCAACAAAGAGAAACTGCTCGACCAGTTTTACACAGTGAAGCTCGCGGCCTCGGAAGCGTTGATCAAGCATGGCGGGACGATCACTCATCATCATGCCGTCGGCCGCATGCATCGCCCGCAGTATGACAGCCAGCGCCCCGATTTGTTCGCTGAAGCCTTGCGCGCGGCAAAACGCGAATTCGACCCGAAGTGGATTCTCAACCCCGGAGTGCTGATCGATTTATAG
- a CDS encoding trypsin-like serine protease — protein MRSKHNLSAALLATAAVTVLLIPSVARAIVYGFVDGHNVFANTGAFIVKSPTTGNIFPICTGTLISPTVFLTASHCTAFFEQDLAPQGYTAFVSFDNPIPFGDLTSNLTKLIPVTQVVTNPGFNHTQSDPGDIGVLLVQATDTQGITPATLPAAGLLDQLSAQNGLKNAVFTPVGYGLQNRMTGGGPPFFQDMNPVPRMFAFSSFNSLNKAFLRLSQNPSTGNGGTCFGDSGGPNFFNHNGARLLAAITITGDSVCRSTNVTYRLDTASSRNFLAPYVTLP, from the coding sequence ATGCGCAGCAAACACAATCTATCGGCCGCCTTGCTCGCCACGGCTGCGGTCACAGTTCTCCTCATTCCGTCAGTCGCGCGAGCGATCGTCTATGGCTTCGTGGACGGACACAATGTCTTCGCCAACACCGGCGCGTTCATCGTCAAGTCGCCGACCACCGGCAACATCTTTCCTATCTGTACGGGGACGTTGATCTCGCCTACCGTCTTCTTGACGGCTAGCCATTGCACCGCGTTCTTCGAGCAGGATCTTGCTCCGCAGGGCTACACCGCGTTTGTCAGTTTCGACAATCCGATCCCCTTCGGCGATTTGACCAGCAATCTCACCAAACTAATTCCCGTCACCCAGGTCGTGACCAATCCGGGATTTAACCACACTCAGAGCGATCCAGGAGATATCGGCGTCCTATTGGTGCAAGCCACAGATACGCAGGGCATCACTCCTGCGACACTTCCGGCCGCCGGGCTACTAGATCAACTGTCGGCGCAAAATGGATTGAAGAACGCTGTCTTCACTCCCGTCGGATACGGTCTGCAGAACCGGATGACCGGCGGCGGGCCGCCGTTCTTTCAGGATATGAATCCAGTGCCGAGAATGTTTGCCTTTTCCAGTTTCAATTCCCTGAATAAAGCTTTTCTCCGGCTGTCGCAAAATCCTTCGACGGGCAATGGCGGAACTTGCTTCGGCGATTCGGGCGGGCCCAATTTCTTCAATCACAACGGTGCGCGGCTGTTGGCGGCAATCACCATCACCGGCGACTCGGTTTGCCGCTCGACCAATGTTACTTACCGTCTCGACACCGCTTCCTCGCGGAATTTCCTCGCGCCCTATGTGACGCTTCCTTGA